From one Rubrobacter xylanophilus genomic stretch:
- a CDS encoding sensor histidine kinase, producing MALEESSRRRGYVDAGELERLNRIRRDFVANVSHELKTPATSLKLLAESLEQAIEEDPEQARMFAAQLRKETERLARLITDLLDLARLESEERSEYPETVDLRGVVMSVLARMRRVAREKGIELRWKRFGRASEYTVRGNETQLASMLTNLVDNAVKYTPPGGRVEVTGGSENGEVFIQVSDTGIGIPPEKLPRIFERFYRVDKARSKATGGTGLGLSIVKHVVENHGGRVTVESTPGEGSTFTVHLPRASGRGG from the coding sequence ATGGCCCTCGAGGAGAGCTCCCGCCGCCGGGGTTACGTGGATGCCGGCGAGCTGGAGCGGTTGAACAGGATCCGTCGGGACTTCGTGGCCAACGTCTCCCACGAGCTCAAGACCCCCGCCACCAGCCTCAAGCTCCTCGCCGAGAGCCTGGAGCAGGCCATAGAGGAGGACCCCGAGCAGGCCCGCATGTTCGCCGCCCAGCTCCGGAAGGAGACCGAGCGGCTGGCCCGGCTAATCACCGACCTCCTGGACCTCGCCCGGCTGGAGAGCGAGGAGCGCAGCGAGTACCCGGAGACCGTGGACCTGCGCGGGGTCGTGATGTCGGTGCTGGCCCGGATGCGGCGGGTCGCCCGCGAGAAGGGGATAGAGCTGCGCTGGAAGCGCTTCGGGCGCGCCTCGGAGTACACCGTCCGGGGCAACGAGACGCAGCTCGCCTCCATGCTGACCAACCTCGTGGACAACGCGGTGAAGTACACCCCGCCGGGGGGCCGGGTGGAGGTCACCGGGGGCTCGGAGAACGGGGAGGTCTTCATCCAAGTCTCGGACACCGGCATCGGCATCCCGCCGGAGAAGCTGCCGCGCATCTTCGAGCGCTTCTACCGGGTGGACAAGGCCCGCTCCAAGGCCACCGGGGGAACGGGGCTCGGGCTCTCCATCGTCAAGCACGTGGTCGAGAACCACGGGGGGCGGGTCACCGTGGAGAGCACACCCGGGGAGGGCTCCACCTTCACCGTCCATCTGCCCCGTGCCTCCGGCCGGGGAGGTTAG
- a CDS encoding bifunctional diguanylate cyclase/phosphodiesterase, translating to MRRSSKAGEGLDRILERVLAHALRMLAAAHGYVYLVDPSGGERVRMRVAAGHFERFLGTALRPGEGVGGTVWKTGRPFMVEDYDAWAHRRRDVEPGLLGSVMGAPLRSGGEVVGVISVARPEGGFGERDLQVLVECAELAALALENARLYAETREELAARRRVEEALRQSEMRLRAVVAGSPVTIFALDASGAFTLAEGRGLERMGLLPDEVVGRSAFELIGDDPRLVGDLRRALAGENLATVAEFGGVSLELHLSPLLREGRVEGVIGVATDITERIAAERRLKESESELRAVFSAMTDAVLVLDREGRYLRISSTDPSLLYGPAEGRIGRTVSEVLPREKAQIFLGTIRRALESGETVSVEYELPTGGRERWFSARVSPMSGERVVWVARDITERKEAERRLRESEERFRVLADAALEGLVISERGRILEVNRAYTEILGYRPEEVVGSPMLERIAPEHQELARRRIAAGYDRPYEVEAVRKDGRRVHLEIRGRAATYRGRRVRITAMRDITERKRSERELREAQEQYRRLVEQLPAVVYVDRMDDTSSNLYTSPQTEEIFGYSPREWTSDPELFVRTLHPEDRESVLAAHARANARAEPLELEYRLIARDGRVVWVRDSSIVLRDEGGNPRWRQGLMVDITEQKNLEQRLVHLAFHDPLTGLPNRALFMDRLKHALARAGRSGDVLAVLFIDLDNFKFINDSLGHEAGDRLLVAVARRLSGATRPGDTVARLGGDEFTVLLEDIPDRGEAARAAERVAEVLREPFRVAGRELFVSASVGISVSAAGSGSVEELMRGADLAMYEAKREGKNRYRVFDFGMSRTAHDRLRLENDLRRALERDEFRLHYQPVVRLGDGKVVGLEALLRWERPGRGITPPDRFVPLAEETGMIVEIGRRVLRMACSRAAEWRRICPSVAVSVNVSARQLRTPDFADEVERILHQARLEPCGLVLEVTESAAMDEPGEAAEVLRGLRELGVGLALDDFGTGYSSLSYLKRLPVSFLKIDRSFVEGLGGEADSGVLVGGVIALSRELGFEPVAEGVETPGQLERLLELGCELGQGYYFASPMPERAAEELLRSGARLGAGANLPGRRHGADGR from the coding sequence TTGAGGCGTTCCTCGAAAGCCGGGGAGGGGCTGGACCGGATTCTCGAGCGCGTCCTCGCCCACGCGCTCAGGATGCTCGCCGCCGCCCACGGCTACGTGTACCTGGTGGATCCTTCCGGCGGGGAGAGGGTCCGCATGCGGGTGGCCGCCGGGCACTTCGAGCGGTTTCTCGGGACGGCGCTCAGGCCCGGAGAGGGGGTCGGCGGGACGGTCTGGAAGACCGGCCGGCCGTTCATGGTCGAGGACTACGACGCCTGGGCGCACCGTCGGAGGGACGTGGAGCCGGGGCTGCTCGGCTCCGTGATGGGCGCGCCGCTCCGGTCGGGTGGTGAGGTCGTGGGTGTGATCTCGGTCGCCCGTCCCGAAGGAGGCTTCGGAGAGAGGGATTTGCAGGTCCTCGTGGAATGCGCCGAGCTGGCCGCCCTGGCGCTCGAGAACGCCCGGCTCTACGCCGAGACCCGGGAGGAGCTCGCCGCCCGGCGCCGGGTGGAGGAGGCGCTGCGCCAGAGCGAGATGCGCCTCAGGGCCGTGGTGGCGGGCTCGCCGGTGACCATCTTCGCCCTGGACGCCTCCGGCGCCTTCACGCTCGCCGAGGGGCGCGGGCTGGAGAGGATGGGCCTGCTGCCGGACGAGGTCGTCGGCCGTTCGGCCTTCGAGTTGATCGGGGACGACCCGCGACTCGTCGGGGATCTGCGCCGGGCCCTCGCCGGGGAGAACCTCGCCACCGTCGCCGAGTTCGGCGGGGTCTCCCTGGAGCTGCACCTCTCGCCGCTTTTGCGGGAGGGGCGGGTGGAGGGCGTCATCGGGGTCGCCACCGACATCACCGAGCGGATCGCGGCCGAGCGGCGGCTCAAAGAGTCCGAGTCCGAGCTGCGGGCGGTCTTCTCGGCGATGACCGACGCGGTGCTGGTGCTGGACCGGGAGGGGCGCTACCTGAGGATCTCCTCCACCGACCCCTCGCTGCTCTACGGGCCGGCGGAGGGCAGGATCGGCCGGACGGTGAGCGAGGTTCTCCCGAGGGAGAAGGCCCAGATCTTCCTCGGCACCATCCGGCGGGCGCTGGAGAGCGGGGAGACCGTGAGCGTCGAGTACGAGCTGCCCACCGGGGGCCGCGAACGGTGGTTCTCGGCGCGGGTCTCCCCGATGTCCGGTGAGCGGGTAGTGTGGGTGGCCCGGGACATCACCGAGAGAAAGGAGGCCGAGCGGCGGCTCAGGGAGAGCGAGGAGCGCTTCAGGGTGCTGGCGGACGCCGCGCTGGAGGGGCTCGTCATCAGCGAGCGGGGCAGGATCCTGGAGGTCAACCGGGCCTACACCGAGATCCTCGGCTACCGTCCGGAGGAGGTGGTCGGGAGCCCCATGCTGGAGCGGATTGCTCCCGAGCACCAGGAGCTGGCCCGGCGGAGGATTGCGGCGGGCTACGACCGCCCCTACGAGGTCGAGGCCGTGCGCAAGGACGGCCGCCGGGTCCACCTGGAGATCCGGGGCCGCGCCGCCACCTACCGCGGACGCCGGGTGCGGATAACCGCCATGCGCGACATCACCGAGCGCAAGAGGAGCGAGCGGGAGCTCAGGGAGGCCCAGGAGCAGTACCGCCGGCTCGTGGAGCAGCTGCCGGCCGTCGTCTACGTGGACCGGATGGACGACACAAGCTCCAACCTCTATACCAGTCCGCAGACGGAGGAGATCTTCGGCTACTCGCCCCGGGAGTGGACCTCGGACCCGGAACTATTCGTCCGGACCCTACACCCCGAGGATCGGGAGAGCGTGCTCGCCGCCCACGCGCGGGCCAACGCCCGGGCCGAGCCGCTGGAGCTGGAGTACCGCCTGATCGCCCGGGACGGGCGGGTGGTGTGGGTGCGGGACAGCTCCATCGTGCTGCGGGACGAAGGGGGGAACCCCAGGTGGCGGCAGGGGCTCATGGTGGACATCACGGAGCAGAAGAACCTGGAGCAGCGCCTGGTGCACCTGGCCTTCCACGACCCCCTCACCGGCCTGCCGAACCGGGCTCTGTTCATGGACCGCCTCAAACACGCCCTGGCACGCGCGGGCCGCAGCGGGGACGTGCTGGCGGTGTTGTTCATAGACCTGGACAACTTCAAGTTCATCAACGACTCCCTGGGACACGAGGCGGGGGACAGGCTGCTCGTCGCGGTCGCCCGTCGCCTGAGCGGGGCGACACGCCCGGGGGATACGGTGGCCCGGCTCGGGGGCGACGAGTTCACCGTACTCTTGGAGGACATTCCGGACCGCGGGGAGGCCGCGCGCGCGGCCGAGCGGGTGGCCGAGGTCCTGCGCGAGCCCTTCCGGGTCGCGGGCCGGGAGCTGTTCGTGAGCGCGAGCGTGGGGATCTCGGTGAGCGCCGCGGGTTCCGGGAGCGTTGAGGAGCTGATGCGCGGCGCGGACCTGGCGATGTACGAGGCCAAGCGGGAGGGGAAGAACCGCTACCGGGTCTTCGACTTCGGGATGAGCCGCACTGCCCACGACCGGCTGCGGCTGGAGAACGACCTGCGGCGGGCGCTGGAGCGGGACGAATTCCGGCTGCACTACCAGCCGGTGGTCCGGCTCGGAGACGGGAAGGTCGTAGGGCTGGAGGCCCTCCTGCGCTGGGAGCGGCCCGGACGGGGGATCACCCCGCCCGACCGCTTCGTCCCCCTGGCCGAGGAGACCGGGATGATCGTGGAGATCGGACGGCGGGTGCTGAGGATGGCCTGCTCCCGGGCCGCCGAATGGCGCCGGATCTGTCCCTCCGTGGCGGTGAGCGTGAACGTCTCGGCCCGGCAGCTGAGAACCCCGGACTTCGCGGATGAGGTGGAGCGTATCCTGCATCAGGCGCGCCTCGAGCCCTGCGGTCTGGTGCTGGAGGTGACGGAGAGCGCGGCGATGGACGAGCCGGGTGAGGCGGCAGAGGTGCTGCGGGGGCTCAGGGAGTTGGGCGTGGGCCTCGCCCTGGACGACTTCGGCACCGGATATTCCTCCCTCTCCTACCTGAAGCGCCTGCCGGTCTCCTTCCTGAAGATCGACCGCTCCTTCGTCGAGGGGCTCGGCGGGGAGGCCGACAGCGGGGTGCTCGTCGGCGGCGTGATCGCCCTCTCCCGCGAGCTGGGCTTCGAGCCGGTGGCCGAGGGGGTGGAGACGCCGGGGCAGCTGGAGCGCCTTCTGGAGCTGGGCTGCGAGCTGGGTCAGGGCTACTACTTCGCTTCCCCGATGCCGGAGAGGGCGGCCGAGGAGCTCCTCCGCAGCGGCGCCCGGCTCGGGGCCGGGGCTAACCTCCCCGGCCGGAGGCACGGGGCAGATGGACGGTGA
- the tenA gene encoding thiaminase II, with the protein MSESGFTGELWRSIEGIYAAILEHPFIRGLTDGSLPRDRFRHYVIQDALYLRDYARALSLAGVRSPDEEALLMFDEHAVGAIKVERSLHEGFFRDFGITEEEVRNTPMAPTNLAYTSYLLRVASLGDYHEVLGAVLPCYWIYAEVGRALLERGSPDAMYRRWIDTYGGEEFNELVRAVLELTDRACAGLNPQQRAAATEAFVTTSRYEWMFWNMGWTLEGWPV; encoded by the coding sequence GTGTCCGAGAGCGGCTTCACCGGTGAGCTCTGGAGGTCCATAGAGGGGATCTACGCCGCCATCCTGGAGCACCCCTTCATCCGGGGGCTCACCGACGGCAGCCTTCCCCGGGACCGTTTCCGGCACTACGTGATACAGGATGCCCTCTACCTGCGCGACTACGCGCGGGCGCTGAGCCTAGCCGGGGTCCGCTCGCCGGACGAGGAGGCCCTGCTGATGTTCGACGAGCACGCCGTGGGGGCCATAAAGGTCGAGCGCAGCCTGCACGAGGGCTTCTTCAGGGACTTCGGGATCACCGAGGAGGAGGTCCGAAACACCCCGATGGCCCCGACCAACCTGGCCTACACCAGCTACCTGCTGCGGGTCGCCTCGCTGGGCGACTACCACGAGGTGCTCGGGGCGGTGCTGCCGTGCTACTGGATCTACGCGGAAGTCGGACGTGCCCTGCTGGAGCGCGGCTCGCCGGACGCGATGTACCGGCGCTGGATCGACACCTACGGCGGCGAGGAGTTCAACGAGCTGGTGCGGGCGGTCCTGGAGCTGACCGACCGGGCCTGCGCCGGCCTGAACCCGCAACAGCGGGCGGCCGCCACCGAGGCCTTCGTGACCACCAGCCGCTACGAGTGGATGTTCTGGAACATGGGCTGGACCCTGGAGGGCTGGCCGGTGTAG
- a CDS encoding ChaB family protein, protein MPYEKISDLPDGVRNNLPKHAQEIYKEAFNSAEEQYGEESRAHRVAWSAVEQKYEKNERGEWVKKKGS, encoded by the coding sequence GTGCCCTACGAGAAGATCAGCGATCTGCCGGACGGCGTGAGGAACAACCTGCCGAAGCACGCTCAGGAGATCTACAAGGAGGCCTTCAACTCCGCCGAGGAGCAGTACGGCGAGGAGAGCCGGGCCCACCGGGTGGCCTGGAGCGCCGTGGAGCAGAAGTACGAGAAGAACGAGAGGGGCGAGTGGGTGAAGAAGAAGGGGAGCTAG
- the thiL gene encoding thiamine-phosphate kinase — MRELDVIRAIGGLLPAAPEEVLVPVGDDCAVVRFGEAVWVAAADMLVEGHHFLPGRTSPEDVGYKAVAVNVSDVAAMGGVPRFVLCSGGAPEAEAVLRCFRGVVEACAAFGVYPLGGDTTRAGALTVDVAILGEVPGGEPVLRSGAVPGDLLAVTGELGTAAAGLLALQRGEGGFGRLVRRHLRPEPRVREGLEAALLGVHAMIDLSDGLATDAGHLCERSGVGCRIDLLRLPVAGDVRRLAGEDAEVLAATGGEDYELLISAPEQTLQELARRISVPLTVVGEVVEGGEVSFHRGGEPVEGLAGWDHFRA; from the coding sequence GTGAGGGAGCTGGACGTCATCCGGGCCATCGGCGGCCTCCTCCCCGCGGCTCCGGAGGAGGTGCTGGTCCCCGTGGGGGACGACTGCGCGGTGGTTCGCTTCGGGGAGGCGGTGTGGGTCGCGGCGGCGGACATGCTGGTTGAGGGGCACCACTTTCTCCCCGGGAGGACCTCTCCGGAGGACGTGGGCTACAAGGCGGTCGCGGTCAACGTCTCGGACGTCGCAGCGATGGGGGGCGTGCCGCGCTTTGTGCTCTGCTCCGGCGGGGCCCCGGAGGCGGAGGCGGTGCTCCGCTGCTTCCGGGGGGTGGTCGAGGCCTGCGCGGCCTTCGGGGTGTACCCGCTGGGGGGAGATACCACCCGGGCCGGGGCCCTGACGGTGGACGTGGCGATCCTCGGGGAGGTGCCCGGAGGGGAGCCGGTGCTGCGCTCCGGGGCGGTGCCCGGGGATCTGCTCGCGGTGACCGGGGAGCTCGGAACCGCGGCGGCGGGGCTCCTCGCCCTGCAGAGAGGGGAGGGGGGCTTCGGGAGGCTCGTGCGGAGACACCTGCGCCCCGAGCCCCGGGTGCGCGAGGGGCTCGAGGCCGCGCTGCTGGGGGTGCACGCCATGATCGACCTCTCCGACGGGCTGGCCACCGACGCCGGGCATCTCTGCGAGCGGAGCGGGGTGGGCTGCCGCATAGACCTCCTGAGGCTCCCGGTCGCCGGGGACGTGCGGAGGCTCGCCGGGGAGGACGCGGAGGTGCTCGCCGCGACCGGCGGCGAGGACTACGAGCTTCTGATCTCCGCCCCGGAGCAGACCCTCCAGGAGCTGGCCCGGCGCATCTCCGTCCCACTCACCGTCGTGGGGGAGGTCGTGGAGGGCGGGGAGGTCTCCTTCCACCGCGGGGGCGAGCCCGTGGAGGGGCTCGCCGGTTGGGACCACTTCCGGGCGTAG
- a CDS encoding NUDIX domain-containing protein — protein MTVRADLVAGLLPVRGDGRVLLLLRPSGTWDPPAGRLACGERFEEGAVRELYEEAGLLVRPQRILATWVGENPGGGRLAAVTYVGRTGGGEVRLSEEHLDYRWATPEEWLGLPSWWSPEDRGRLRGVLRRLPPEAPPPPPPPERDGRGVARANLGAGAVLVDLRGEEPRALLLRRRKPPAGLWENPGGMLEEGEDFVGCARRETLEETGVEAEPEAAWWARVEPWRGPDDPELYAGVGFVARHPGGEVRIEASAHDACRWVTEEEWRSLPTWYTAGESDVLWRTVRELA, from the coding sequence ATGACCGTCCGGGCGGATCTCGTCGCCGGCCTGCTCCCGGTGCGCGGCGACGGGAGGGTGCTCCTGCTGCTGCGCCCCTCCGGGACCTGGGACCCGCCCGCCGGGCGGCTCGCCTGCGGCGAGCGCTTCGAGGAGGGGGCGGTGCGCGAGCTGTACGAGGAGGCCGGCCTACTGGTGAGGCCGCAGCGGATACTGGCCACCTGGGTGGGGGAGAACCCGGGCGGGGGGAGGCTCGCCGCGGTGACCTACGTGGGGAGGACCGGCGGGGGGGAGGTGCGCCTCTCGGAGGAGCACCTGGACTACCGGTGGGCCACCCCGGAGGAGTGGCTCGGGCTCCCGAGCTGGTGGAGCCCGGAGGACCGCGGCAGGCTGCGGGGGGTGCTGCGCCGGCTGCCGCCGGAGGCTCCGCCTCCGCCCCCGCCTCCGGAGCGGGACGGGAGAGGGGTGGCCCGGGCCAACCTGGGAGCGGGAGCGGTGCTGGTGGACCTGCGGGGGGAGGAACCCCGGGCGCTCCTTCTGCGCCGCCGCAAGCCGCCCGCCGGCCTGTGGGAGAACCCGGGCGGGATGCTGGAGGAGGGGGAGGACTTCGTCGGGTGCGCCCGGCGCGAGACCCTAGAGGAGACCGGGGTCGAGGCCGAGCCCGAGGCCGCCTGGTGGGCCCGGGTGGAGCCCTGGCGGGGGCCGGACGATCCGGAGCTCTACGCGGGGGTGGGCTTCGTGGCCCGCCATCCGGGGGGAGAGGTGAGGATCGAGGCCTCCGCCCACGACGCCTGCCGGTGGGTCACCGAGGAGGAGTGGAGGTCGCTGCCCACCTGGTACACCGCCGGGGAGTCGGACGTGCTCTGGCGGACGGTGCGGGAGCTGGCGTGA
- the thiE gene encoding thiamine phosphate synthase — protein sequence MDAREHLRKARLLLVTDPRPDLEERVEAAVRGGVDIVQLREKRASREEALPLARRLREVCVRHGALFTVNDDIELARLSGAHGVHLGQEDEPVARAREILGAGAVVGRSAGSLEEARRAVREGADYLGVGSVYPTPTKPDARVRGLGLIRELARADLGVPWFAIGGVTLETAEEVAAAGAPGFAVVRAVLDAGDPEAAARALRALLPG from the coding sequence GTGGACGCCAGAGAGCATCTGAGGAAGGCCCGGCTGCTGCTCGTGACCGACCCGCGCCCGGACCTCGAGGAGCGGGTCGAGGCCGCGGTGCGCGGCGGGGTGGACATCGTGCAGCTGCGGGAGAAGCGGGCCTCCCGCGAGGAGGCGCTCCCGCTGGCCCGGCGGCTGCGCGAGGTCTGCGTGCGCCACGGGGCGCTCTTCACGGTGAACGACGACATCGAGCTCGCCCGGCTCAGCGGGGCCCACGGGGTGCACCTCGGGCAGGAGGACGAGCCGGTCGCCCGGGCGCGGGAGATCCTCGGGGCCGGGGCGGTCGTCGGCCGCTCGGCCGGCAGCCTGGAGGAGGCCCGCCGGGCGGTGCGGGAGGGCGCCGACTACCTGGGCGTCGGCTCGGTCTACCCGACCCCCACCAAGCCCGACGCCCGGGTCCGCGGGCTCGGGCTCATCCGGGAGCTGGCCCGGGCGGACCTCGGCGTGCCGTGGTTCGCCATCGGCGGCGTGACGCTCGAGACGGCGGAGGAGGTGGCCGCGGCGGGAGCCCCGGGTTTCGCGGTGGTGCGGGCCGTCCTGGACGCCGGGGACCCGGAGGCGGCGGCCCGCGCCCTCCGTGCGCTGCTCCCGGGATGA
- the thiW gene encoding energy coupling factor transporter S component ThiW: MAERPGMARNLVLAALFAALGVLLSSLAVPVAGARVFPFQHAINAAAGVLIGPWWAAGSALVTATLRFSLGTGTLFAFPGSPFGALAVGLAHRLLRRDEAALFEPVGTVLVGAPLGALLVSPAVGEAAGGLVALMVSFALSSVPGAFAGYLLLKTLRAARGLPGAS, encoded by the coding sequence TTGGCTGAGCGGCCCGGGATGGCCCGCAACCTCGTCCTCGCGGCGCTCTTCGCGGCGCTCGGGGTGCTCCTCTCCTCGCTCGCCGTGCCGGTGGCCGGGGCGCGGGTCTTCCCCTTCCAGCACGCCATCAACGCGGCGGCGGGCGTCCTGATCGGACCGTGGTGGGCGGCGGGCTCGGCGCTGGTCACCGCCACCCTGCGGTTCTCTCTGGGGACAGGGACGCTCTTCGCCTTCCCGGGGAGCCCCTTCGGGGCCTTGGCGGTGGGGCTGGCACACCGCCTGTTGCGGCGCGACGAAGCCGCGCTCTTCGAGCCGGTGGGGACGGTGCTGGTGGGGGCGCCGCTCGGGGCGCTCCTGGTCTCCCCGGCGGTGGGGGAGGCCGCCGGGGGGCTCGTCGCGCTCATGGTCTCCTTCGCTCTCTCCAGCGTTCCGGGGGCTTTTGCCGGCTACCTGCTCCTCAAGACCCTCCGGGCCGCGCGGGGCCTCCCGGGTGCGTCCTGA
- the thiM gene encoding hydroxyethylthiazole kinase — protein MRAAEALRRLGERRPLVHHITNYVSVGLVANATLCTGALPVMAHAREEVAEMSGAAGALVLNIGTLDERQVESMLAAGKSANERGIPVILDPVGAGATRMRTLAAERLLSELEVSAVCGNAGEIATLAGLSAEVRGVESIGGDAGAAAREAAASLGVTVAATGPVDHVCGGGRALAVENGHPLLGRVVGSGCASTAVIGCFAAAAGSADPETVAHALAYFGCAGEEAARTSGGPGTFEGRLLDALAAFAADPSVLSGQLRVSDVG, from the coding sequence GTGAGGGCCGCGGAGGCCCTGCGGAGGCTCGGGGAGCGGAGGCCGCTCGTCCACCACATCACCAACTACGTCTCCGTCGGCCTGGTGGCCAACGCCACCCTGTGCACCGGGGCCCTGCCGGTGATGGCCCACGCCCGCGAGGAGGTCGCCGAGATGTCCGGGGCCGCCGGGGCGCTGGTGCTCAACATCGGAACGCTCGACGAGCGCCAGGTGGAGTCCATGCTGGCGGCCGGGAAGAGCGCCAACGAGCGGGGGATACCGGTGATCCTGGACCCGGTAGGGGCGGGGGCGACGCGGATGCGCACCCTGGCTGCCGAGCGGCTGCTCTCGGAGCTGGAGGTCTCCGCCGTCTGCGGGAACGCCGGGGAGATCGCCACGCTGGCCGGCCTCTCCGCCGAGGTGCGCGGGGTGGAGAGCATCGGCGGAGACGCCGGGGCGGCCGCCCGCGAGGCGGCCGCCTCCCTCGGCGTCACCGTCGCCGCGACCGGACCTGTGGACCACGTCTGCGGCGGAGGGAGGGCGCTGGCGGTGGAGAACGGGCACCCGCTGCTCGGACGGGTGGTGGGCAGCGGGTGCGCCTCGACGGCCGTGATCGGCTGCTTCGCCGCCGCGGCCGGCTCGGCCGACCCGGAGACGGTCGCCCACGCCCTGGCGTACTTCGGGTGCGCCGGCGAAGAAGCCGCCCGCACCTCCGGGGGGCCCGGGACCTTCGAGGGGCGGCTGCTCGACGCCCTGGCGGCGTTCGCCGCCGATCCCTCCGTTCTCTCCGGGCAACTGCGGGTGAGCGACGTTGGCTGA
- the thiD gene encoding bifunctional hydroxymethylpyrimidine kinase/phosphomethylpyrimidine kinase: MKRVMSVATSDSGAGAGIQADLKAFLRCGVYGTTALVAITAQNTVGVRSIFPFPPRVAVEQMEAVAEDIGVDAAKTGMLFNAEIISAVAGAVRRLGIPKLVVDPVMVAESGAKLLEDDAVETYKRELFPLATAITPNVNEAFALLDAEVDEDRIREAARELHSFGPRAVIVTGGHTTSGADILYDGERFLEIEGPTYDSENTHGAGCTHSAALASFLARGFGLEEAARRARLVASEAVRHGLGEIGSGAGPVHALGAVLERVGA, encoded by the coding sequence GTGAAGCGGGTGATGAGCGTGGCGACCAGCGACTCCGGAGCGGGGGCCGGCATCCAGGCCGACCTCAAGGCTTTCCTGCGCTGCGGGGTCTACGGGACCACCGCCCTGGTGGCCATAACCGCCCAGAACACCGTCGGGGTGAGGAGCATCTTCCCCTTCCCGCCCCGGGTGGCCGTGGAGCAGATGGAGGCCGTGGCCGAGGACATCGGGGTGGACGCCGCCAAGACCGGGATGTTGTTCAACGCGGAGATCATCTCCGCCGTCGCCGGGGCGGTGCGGCGACTCGGGATCCCGAAGCTGGTGGTTGACCCGGTGATGGTCGCCGAGAGCGGGGCGAAGCTGCTCGAGGACGACGCGGTCGAGACCTACAAACGGGAGCTCTTCCCGCTCGCCACCGCCATAACCCCGAACGTAAACGAGGCGTTCGCGCTGCTTGATGCGGAGGTGGACGAGGACCGCATCCGGGAGGCGGCCAGGGAGCTGCATTCCTTCGGCCCCCGGGCGGTCATCGTCACCGGGGGGCACACGACGTCGGGGGCGGACATCCTCTACGACGGGGAGCGCTTCCTGGAGATAGAGGGACCCACCTACGACTCGGAGAACACCCACGGGGCGGGCTGCACCCACTCGGCGGCGCTCGCCAGCTTCCTGGCGCGGGGGTTCGGTCTGGAGGAGGCGGCGCGCCGGGCGCGGCTGGTGGCCTCCGAGGCGGTGCGCCACGGGCTGGGCGAGATCGGGAGCGGGGCCGGCCCGGTGCACGCGCTGGGGGCCGTGCTGGAGAGGGTGGGGGCGTGA
- the thiT gene encoding energy-coupled thiamine transporter ThiT, whose product MGAFRDVRVLAEAGLAVALAFVLGLIKVFQMPFGGSISLEMIPLILLALRRGPWVGMVAGAVYGLLDLAVEPYVVHPVQLLFDYPLAFGALGVAGFFAPTARGAVAGTVAAVLTRFVCHFISGVAFFASYAPEGWNPYFYSAAYNAAYLAPSMIVALVLVLALLRALEGVGRGGRPGFV is encoded by the coding sequence GTGGGTGCTTTCAGGGACGTCCGGGTGCTGGCCGAGGCGGGGCTGGCTGTGGCCCTGGCCTTCGTTCTGGGCCTGATAAAAGTCTTCCAGATGCCGTTCGGGGGCTCCATCTCGCTGGAGATGATCCCCTTGATCCTCCTGGCGCTGCGCCGGGGTCCCTGGGTGGGGATGGTCGCGGGGGCGGTCTACGGCCTGCTGGACCTGGCGGTCGAACCGTACGTGGTGCATCCGGTGCAGCTTCTCTTCGACTACCCGCTGGCCTTCGGGGCGCTCGGGGTTGCGGGGTTCTTCGCACCCACCGCGCGCGGGGCGGTCGCCGGCACGGTCGCTGCCGTCCTTACCCGTTTTGTGTGCCACTTCATCTCGGGGGTCGCCTTCTTCGCCTCCTACGCCCCGGAAGGCTGGAACCCATACTTCTACTCTGCGGCGTACAACGCCGCCTACCTGGCGCCGAGCATGATCGTGGCTCTGGTCCTCGTCTTGGCCCTGCTGCGGGCGCTGGAGGGTGTCGGGCGGGGCGGGCGCCCCGGGTTCGTCTAG
- a CDS encoding NUDIX hydrolase produces the protein MAGKEWRTLGRDYLHRSPWFTFRLDRVKLPDGRVIEYGVMESGGFASVVPVTGEGEVVLVRQWRQPLGGFTLELPSGAVDAGEEPREAAERELFEETGYRAEGLEHLVSVHTSTGRSTEVCHLFACRAVRDGRGPHPEPTEFIEVVRVPLGEALGLALSGGITDAASVLGLLWVAGDRGPG, from the coding sequence ATGGCGGGTAAGGAGTGGCGCACGCTGGGGCGGGACTATCTGCACCGCAGCCCGTGGTTCACCTTTCGGCTGGACCGGGTGAAGCTTCCCGACGGGCGCGTCATCGAGTACGGCGTCATGGAGAGCGGCGGGTTCGCCTCGGTGGTGCCCGTCACGGGGGAGGGGGAGGTGGTGCTGGTGCGGCAGTGGCGGCAGCCGCTCGGGGGCTTCACGCTGGAGTTGCCGAGCGGGGCGGTCGATGCCGGGGAGGAGCCGCGCGAGGCCGCCGAACGGGAGCTCTTCGAGGAGACCGGCTACCGGGCCGAAGGGCTCGAGCACCTCGTCTCCGTACACACCAGCACCGGGCGCAGCACCGAGGTGTGTCATCTTTTCGCCTGCCGGGCGGTGCGGGACGGTCGGGGGCCGCATCCCGAACCGACGGAGTTCATAGAGGTGGTGCGGGTGCCGCTGGGGGAGGCGCTCGGGCTGGCGCTCTCCGGCGGCATCACGGACGCCGCTTCGGTCCTCGGGCTGCTCTGGGTTGCGGGGGATCGGGGACCGGGGTAA